A region from the Diorhabda sublineata isolate icDioSubl1.1 chromosome X, icDioSubl1.1, whole genome shotgun sequence genome encodes:
- the LOC130451456 gene encoding uncharacterized protein LOC130451456: protein MEVYRRSSGLLLLLGLSLLATTLQGVQGEVESEGPSESECRPYIEKALKELEAGEATVISSAEEGDGDSKEDIPTVEITTDDSTHQEGEGENDDTNDDESKENDQIVSEKIEPEVRPTVIQKIASFFQKVFQRTPSKKEGAANDSKKSEDKPEDSSGEQTIQSDETNSKELDTDGDSKEAELQQDVSKEDDANNEILETETENIGDDSTEGEDKNEEIALDDEESNEQPDLENKDEDDNKEDVEQLQTEEKQIENEQNDDSKEQVDQDSDKSEERGDSLEEHIEAEIQQQDSKENEQTQEDEDQKYSTEGPSQSAEDNVQSEENKVQIAEEKSETKNDTMEHNNENEEEYSQDLRDDSKEVEEDDSQEDKKVESTEVPENDSKENEKERSKEDEKVDSKEDEDVSKEIQGDQATTTENPKEEDEKDVGGGDDSTEGTQDRSKRSTDEVDSKEDQSTEESTKPDENENDLKEDESDSKENIDDESKEKPEAQSEEQVKEDKYVREEVKDDRKEDKVKLTVAADDDDNDEEKSAGDEKESNKQKSVSEETEDNRSEESTDGGPVEDLSFDTEIPTDLRSRDHVEQLLKVDDDSSESEKIINKVSDITLRDLKKLYENAIKPLEVLYKYRDLSNRHFGDSEIFSKPLILFMGPWSGGKSSIINYLTNNEFNDTAIRTGAEPSPAYFNILMYGEEAEIIEGTELAADFTFSGLQKFGQGLEERLRGIRLPSKLLEKVNIVEIPGILEVRKQVSRLFPFNDACQWFIDRGDIIFLVYDPSKLDVGPETEAILDQLKGREHQTRIILNKADQVKPEELMRVQGALIWNISPLMSSPQPPIMYTTSLWSRPYEPWAPVRLLQAQERAFLRDLRGAIDKRIENKIASARRFAVRVRNHAKMVDCYLTTYYNHKSVFGNRKQVADAIIEHPQDYHIYEGLSTLTNISRYDLPDPDVYKDFFKLNPLYEFQQLSSTCTYFRGCPINRLDIAIAYDLPELLGTHRKRVETALAEAASGTQQQTSTPGS, encoded by the exons GTGTGCAAGGTGAGGTCGAGTCAGAAGGTCCTTCCGAATCCGAATGCAGGCCGTACATCGAGAAGGCTTTGAAGGAGCTGGAGGCTGGCGAAGCTACCGTTATTTCATCGGCGGAAGAAGGCGATGGCGATAGCAAAGAAGATATTCCCACAGTAGAGATAACTACTGACGACTCCACTCACCAAGAAGGTGAGGGAGAAAATGACGACACTAACGATGATGAAAGTAAAGAAAATGATCAAATTGTTTCCGAAAAAATCGAGCCAGAGGTACGACCCActgttattcaaaaaattgcttcatttttccaaaaagtttttCAGAGAACTCCAAGCAAAAAAGAAGGAGCAGCAAATGACAGCAAGAAATCTGAAGATAAg CCAGAAGATTCTAGTGGAGAGCAGACAATCCAATCTGATGAAACTAACAGCAAAGAACTTGACACAGATGGTGATTCTAAAGAAGCTGAATTACAACAAGATGTTTCTAAAGAAGACGAtgcaaataatgaaattttagaaaCTGAAACAGAAAACATCGGTGACGATAGTACGGAAGGAgaagataaaaatgaagaaatcgCTTTAGACGATGAAGAAAGTAATGAACAACCtgatttagaaaataaagaTGAAGATGATAATAAAGAAGACGTTGAACAGCTACAGACTGaggaaaaacaaatagaaaatgaaCAAAACGATGATAGTAAAGAACAGGTTGACCAAGATAGTGACAAAAGTGAAGAACGTGGTGATAGCTTAGAAGAACACATAGAAGCAGAAATTCAACAGCAAGATAGCAAAGAAAATGAACAAACACAGGAAGACGAAGATCAAAAATACAGTACTGAAGGTCCAAGCCAAAGCGCTGAGGATAATGttcaaagtgaagaaaataaagtccAAATTGCAGAAGAAAAGAGCGAGACAAAGAATGACACTATGGaacataataatgaaaatgaagaagaataCTCCCAAGATTTAAGAGATGATTCGAAAGAAGTTGAAGAGGATGATTCTCAAGAAGATAAGAAAGTTGAATCGACGGAGGTTCCAGAAAACgattcaaaagaaaatgaaaaagaacgTTCAAAAGAAGATGAGAAAGTTGATTCAAAGGAGGATGAAGATGTTTCAAAAGAGATTCAAGGAGATCAGGCTACTACAACAGAGAATccaaaagaagaagatgaaaaagaTGTCGGTGGTGGTGATGATAGCACAGAAGGCACACAAGACCGATCTAAAAGATCTACTGATGAAGTAGATTCTAAAGAAGATCAGTCAACGGAGGAAAGCACAAAACCTGATGAAAATGAGAACGATTTAAAAGAAGATGAGAGCGACTCCAAGGAAAATATTGATGATGAATCTAAAGAAAAACCAGAAGCACAATCTGAAGAGCAGGTTAAGGAAGATAAATATGTTAGAGAAGAAGTGAAAGACGATAGAAAAGAAGACAAAGTAAAATTAACTGTGGCAGCTGACGATGATGATAATG atGAAGAAAAGTCAGCAGGCGATGAAAAGGAATCAAATAAGCAGAAATCTGTGAGTGAAGAAACGGAAGATAATAGAAGCGAAGAAAGTACAGATGGTGGACCAGTAGAAGATCTATCATTCGATACAGAAATTCCAACTGATTTAAGATCTAGAGACCATGTCGAACAATTGCTTAAAGTGGATGATGACTCCTCAgaatcagaaaaaataattaataaagtatCTGATATAACTTTAAGAGATCTCAAGAAACTTTACGAAAACGCTATCAAGCCCTTAGAAGTTTTATATAAGTATAGAGACTTAAGTAATAGACATTTTGGTGATTCTGAAATTTTCTCCAAACCACTAATCTTATTTATGGGTCCATGGAGTGGAGGAAAGTCTTCGATAATAAATTACTTGACTAATAATGAATTCAACGATACTGCTATAAGAACAG GTGCGGAGCCTTCACCcgcgtatttcaacattttaatgTATGGAGAAGAAGCTGAGATAATTGAAGGTACCGAATTAGCTGCCGACTTTACATTCTCAGGTTTGCAAAAGTTTGGGCAAGGGCTAGAAGAGCGATTAAGAGGAATTCGGTTACCATCTAAATTACTTGAAAAG gttaacaTTGTAGAAATACCAGGTATCCTTGAAGTAAGGAAACAAGTTTCAAGACTATTTCCATTTAATGATGCTTGTCAGTGGTTTATCGATAGAGGAGATATTATATTCTTGGTATACGATCCCTCAAAACTCGATGTTGGACCAGAAACAGAAGCAATTTTGGATCAGCTTAAAGGGCGAGAACACCAG acacgtataattttgaataaagctGATCAAGTAAAACCAGAAGAACTAATGAGAGTGCAAGGAGCTTTGATTTGGAATATATCTCCTTTGATGTCCTCTCCTCAACCTCCAATTATGTATACAACGTCACTTTGGTCACGACCTTACGAACCATGGGCTCCTGTGAGATTACTACAAGCTCAGGAGAGAGCTTTTCTAAGAGATTTAAGAGGAGCTATTGATAAGAGAATCGAAAACAAAATAGCGAGTGCACGTAGATTCGCA GTGCGTGTGCGTAACCACGCTAAAATGGTGGACTGTTATCTCACAACCTACTACAATCACAAATCAGTCTTCGGAAATCGTAAACAAGTCGCCGATGCTATAATTGAACATCCTCAAGATTATCATATTTACGAAGGTCTTTCTACTCTAACCAATATATCTCGTTACGATCTTCCAGATCCAGATGTCTACAAAGATTTCTTCAAGCTAAATCCATTGTATGAATTCCAGCAACTTTCCTCTACATGTACCTATTTTAGAGGATGTCCTATTAATAGGTTAGATATCGCTATTGCATACGACCTTCCGGAATTACTAGGAACGCATAGAAAACGGGTAGAAACCGCATTAGCCGAGGCAGCTTCTGGTACACAACAGCAAACTTCAACGCCTGGTAGTTGA
- the LOC130451458 gene encoding Golgi phosphoprotein 3 homolog sauron, which yields MNRSEGFVKRRNITRDNSEGLNKEEQNNEKKSSRDEDSQDGDSKETRLTLMEEVLLLGLKDKEGYTSFWNDCISSGLRGCILIELGLRGRIELEKTGMRRRGLLAKKLIVKSDTPIGDVLLDEALKHLKETDPPETVQSWIEYLSGETWNPLKLRYQLKNVRERLAKNLVEKGVLTTEKQNFLFFDMTTHPLTDNITKSRLIKKIQDAVLSKWVNNPQQMDKRMLALIFLAQASDVLENAFAPLNDDDYELATKRVRKLLDLNFEEEANKPNTSDVLWAVFAAFTK from the coding sequence ATGAATCGTAGTGAGGGATTtgttaaaagaagaaatataacgAGGGATAATAGTGAGGGTTTAAACAAAGAAgaacaaaacaatgaaaaaaaatctagcCGCGATGAAGATTCCCAAGATGGGGATTCAAAAGAAACAAGACTAACACTTATGGAAGAAGTTCTGCTATTAGGACTAAAAGATAAAGAAGGTTACACGTCGTTTTGGAATGATTGTATATCCAGTGGTCTACGGGGATGTATCTTAATTGAATTAGGATTGAGAGGACGCAtagaacttgaaaaaactggaaTGAGAAGAAGAGGCCTACTTGCAAAAAAACTTATTGTAAAAAGTGATACCCCTATTGGAGATGTACTTCTTGATGAAGCATTGAAACATCTAAAAGAAACTGATCCACCAGAAACAGTTCAAAGTTGGATTGAATATTTGAGTGGGGAAACCTGGAACCCATTAAAATTACGATATCAGTTGAAAAATGTTAGGGAACGTTTGGcaaaaaatttagttgaaaaaggTGTGCTGACTACtgagaaacaaaattttctattttttgataTGACTACCCATCCCTTAACAGATAATATTACAAAGAGCCGCTTAATCAAGAAAATCCAAGATGCAGTTCTATCTAAGTGGGTAAACAATCCTCAGCAAATGGATAAAAGGATGTTAGCTCTAATATTCTTGGCACAGGCAAGTGATGTACTTGAGAATGCCTTTGCACCACTCAATGATGATGATTACGAATTAGCTACTAAAAGAGTAAGAAAACTTcttgatttaaattttgaagaagAAGCCAACAAACCGAACACATCAGATGTGTTGTGGGCTGTATTTGCCGCTTTTACtaaataa